One window of Chitinophagales bacterium genomic DNA carries:
- a CDS encoding cysteine dioxygenase family protein, with amino-acid sequence MVSEKIQSLDQLLEVLPQCSGSDYVDIAKDMELNAEDLLPYAFWSKEFYTRNCLARSDDYELLLLCWEPGQETPIHGHGGQECWVYLVQGLIEEFRYDLEEEPAIQLNNKQRVLLRESKLSYMNDDMGLHSLKNISEGRAMTLHLYMNPIDKCRIYDPSTKKLSWMETEYHSFKGKKLSDKIAK; translated from the coding sequence ATGGTTTCAGAAAAGATACAATCACTCGATCAATTACTTGAAGTTCTGCCACAATGCTCCGGCAGCGATTATGTGGATATTGCAAAGGATATGGAGCTCAATGCAGAAGATCTTTTGCCCTATGCATTTTGGTCAAAAGAATTTTATACTCGCAATTGCCTGGCCCGCAGCGATGATTATGAATTGCTGCTGCTATGCTGGGAACCGGGACAGGAAACACCCATTCACGGACATGGAGGGCAGGAATGTTGGGTATATCTCGTCCAGGGTCTGATCGAGGAATTCAGGTACGACCTGGAAGAAGAACCTGCCATTCAATTGAATAACAAACAAAGGGTTTTGCTCCGCGAGAGCAAACTTTCGTACATGAACGATGATATGGGACTACACTCCCTAAAAAACATCAGCGAAGGCCGGGCAATGACCCTGCACCTGTATATGAATCCCATTGACAAATGCAGGATTTACGACCCTTCTACAAAGAAACTAAGTTGGATGGAAACAGAATACCATTCTTTCAAGG
- a CDS encoding nucleotidyltransferase, which produces MGNIFNDDFRDFINALEQAEVEYILIGGYAVIFHGYNRTTGDLGIWVNPTAENYQSLKKAFSIFGMSLFNMTEENFLDTNRNEVFSFGKPPVCIDILTSVKGLEFDKVYKNAKSTKFDELKLRIIDINDLIIAKKAADRNKDKDDLDHLV; this is translated from the coding sequence ATGGGTAATATTTTCAACGATGATTTCAGGGATTTTATCAATGCCTTAGAGCAAGCAGAAGTAGAATATATACTAATTGGTGGTTATGCAGTTATTTTTCACGGATACAACAGGACAACGGGTGATCTGGGTATTTGGGTAAACCCAACTGCTGAAAATTACCAAAGCTTGAAAAAGGCATTCTCTATATTTGGAATGAGCCTTTTTAATATGACAGAAGAAAACTTTTTGGACACTAATAGAAATGAGGTGTTTTCATTTGGTAAACCGCCTGTTTGTATTGATATACTGACTTCAGTGAAGGGTTTGGAATTTGATAAAGTATATAAAAATGCAAAATCAACAAAATTTGACGAGTTAAAGCTTCGAATAATTGATATCAATGATTTGATAATTGCCAAAAAAGCCGCTGATAGAAACAAGGATAAGGATGACCTGGATCATTTGGTTTAA